In Ahaetulla prasina isolate Xishuangbanna chromosome 6, ASM2864084v1, whole genome shotgun sequence, a single window of DNA contains:
- the HERC4 gene encoding probable E3 ubiquitin-protein ligase HERC4 isoform X4 produces MLCWGNASFGQLGLGGIDEEIVLEPRRCSFFVNKKVQDVGCGLRHTVFVLDDGTVYTCGCNDLGQLGHEKSRKRPEQVGALDAQNIVTVSCGEAHTLALNDKGQVYAWGFAADGQLGLPGTEEYIRVPRNIKSLSDIQIVQVACGYCHSLALSKGSEVFSWGQNKYGQLGLGYEYKKQTSPQVIKSLLGIPFAQITAGGAHSFVLTLSGAVFGWGRNKFGQLGLNDENDRYVPNLLKSLRSQKIVYISCGEDHTAALTKEGGVFTFGAGGYGQLGHNSTAHEINPRKVFELMGNIVAQIACGRQHTSAFVPSTGRIYSFGLGGNGQLGMGTTSNRKSPFPVKGNWLPYSGQIPLNLDDEDYYCVKRIFSGGDQSFSHYVTPQDLVPADDFRCPNTSKQIWTVNEAFIQKLINYSSSGAGRLPVEIANEIDGMFSSAGCLNGSFLAVSNDDHYRTSARFSGVDMNAARLLFHKLIQPEHPHISQQILSYTTSPGGSQLGEESYS; encoded by the exons ATGTTATGTTGGGGAAATGCATCTTTTGGACAGCTTGGATTGGGCGGTATTGATGAAGAGATTGTCCTGGAACCCAGAAGATGCAGCTTCTTTGTAAACAAAAAAGTTCAAGATGTCGGCTGTGGACTGAGGCATACTGTGTTTGTACTGGATGATGGGACTGTGTATAcctgtggatgtaatgatttagGACAGTTAGGCCATGAAAAATCTAGAAAACGACCAG AGCAAGTTGGTGCCTTGGATGCTCAAAACATTGTCACTGTTTCTTGTGGAGAAGCCCACACCTTGGCATTAAATGACAAGGGTCAAGTCTATGCCTGGGGTTTTGCTGCAGATGGGCAGCTGGGATTACCTGGCACTGAGGAATATATCAGAGTCCCCag GAACATTAAAAGCTTATCGGACATTCAAATTGTACAAGTGGCCTGTGGCTACTGCCATTCCCTTGCACTTTCTAAAG GAAGTGAAGTTTTTTCCTGGGGTCAGAACAAGTATGGACAATTAGGATTAGGTTAtgaatataaaaaacaaacatcTCCACAagtaatcaaatctttattaggcATCCCTTTTGCCCAAATAACAGCAGGCGGTGCCCATAGCTTTGTACTTACTCTTTCTGGAGCAGTCTTTGGATGGGGCCGAAACAAATTTGGACAACTTGGTCTTAATGATGAAAATG ATAGATACGTCCCCAATCTTCTGAAGTCACTAAGATCCCAAAAAATCGTTTATATCTCCTGTGGAGAAGATCATACGGCAGCTCTTACAAAG GAAGGTGGAGTGTTTACTTTTGGAGCTGGAGGCTATGGACAATTAGGTCATAACTCAACTGCGCATGAGATAAACCCCAGAAAAGTTTTTGAACTTATGGGGAACATTGTCGCACAAATAGCCTGTGGAAG GCAACACACATCTGCATTTGTTCCCTCAACTGGAAGAATTTACTCTTTTGGTCTTGGAGGAAACGGACAGTTAGGCATGGGAACAACTAGTAATAGGAAAAGTCCCTTTCCAGTAAAAGGAAATTGGCTTCCATACAGTGGCCAGATTCCATTGAATTTAG ATGATGAAGATTATTATTGTGTAAAGAGGATTTTTTCTGGTGGAGACCAAAgcttttcacattatgttactccACAG GATTTGGTACCAGCAGATGACTTCAGATGTCCGAATACTTCAAAACAAATCTGGACTGTGAATGAAGCTTTCATTCAGAAATTAATTAACTATTCGTCTTCAGGTGCAGGGAGGCTCCCCGTGGAGATAGCAAA TGAAATAGATGGAATGTTTTCTTCTGCTGGCTGCCTAAATGGAAGCTTTCTAGCTGTCAG CAATGATGATCACTACAGAACGAGTGCCAGGTTCTCAGGCGTGGATATGAATGCTGCCAGGCTTTTATTTCACAAACTTATACAGCCCGAACACCCACACATATCTCAGCAG ATTCTGTCTTACACAACATCCCCAGGTGGCAGCCAGCTTGGAGAAGAATCTTATTCCTAA